In Microbacterium pumilum, the following proteins share a genomic window:
- the secF gene encoding protein translocase subunit SecF, protein MARSMSQLGNDLYTGKTSFPFVGRRRLWFLIAAILVIGSALVPLFRPIQFSIEFTGGSQFTVSGVETTDQTIATDAVQSVVPDSTTKVVTVGTDTVRVQTTQMTDAETREVSAALAEAYNVPTDQVSASFIGPSWGADVTRQSLWGLAIFLALTFLILALYFRTWKMSVSAIIGLIDVLVITIGVYALFGFEISPAAVIGFLTILSYALYDTTVVFDKIRENTSEDGEVSGRTFGGSVNLAVNQTLIRSINTTIVAVLPTGAILFIGVIWVGAQTLTDLSLAIFVGTIVAAYSTIFVAAPLYSLLRENEPPIKARDQRVLAARALAGTPA, encoded by the coding sequence ATGGCACGCTCCATGAGCCAGCTCGGCAACGACCTCTACACCGGCAAGACCTCGTTCCCCTTCGTGGGCCGTCGTCGCCTGTGGTTCCTGATCGCCGCGATCCTCGTGATCGGCTCGGCGCTGGTGCCGCTCTTCCGTCCGATCCAGTTCTCGATCGAGTTCACCGGTGGCTCGCAGTTCACGGTGAGCGGCGTCGAGACGACCGACCAGACCATCGCGACCGATGCCGTCCAGTCCGTCGTCCCTGATTCGACGACCAAGGTCGTGACTGTCGGCACCGACACCGTCCGCGTGCAGACGACCCAGATGACGGATGCCGAGACCCGCGAGGTCTCTGCCGCGCTCGCCGAGGCATACAACGTTCCCACCGACCAGGTGAGCGCGTCGTTCATCGGCCCCAGCTGGGGAGCCGACGTGACGCGGCAGTCGCTGTGGGGACTCGCGATCTTCCTCGCACTGACCTTCCTCATCCTGGCGCTGTACTTCCGCACCTGGAAGATGTCGGTCTCCGCGATCATCGGCCTGATCGACGTGCTGGTGATCACGATCGGCGTGTACGCGCTGTTCGGGTTCGAGATCTCACCGGCCGCGGTCATCGGATTCCTGACGATCCTGTCGTACGCGCTGTACGACACGACCGTCGTGTTCGACAAGATCCGGGAGAATACGAGCGAGGACGGCGAAGTGTCGGGTCGCACGTTCGGCGGTTCGGTGAACCTCGCGGTCAATCAGACGCTGATCCGGTCGATCAACACGACGATCGTGGCCGTCCTGCCGACCGGAGCGATCCTGTTCATCGGCGTGATCTGGGTCGGCGCGCAGACGCTGACAGACCTTTCGCTGGCGATCTTCGTCGGAACGATCGTCGCGGCATACTCGACGATCTTCGTGGCCGCGCCGCTGTACTCGCTGCTGCGCGAAAACGAGCCCCCGATCAAGGCGCGCGACCAGCGAGTGCTTGCCGCTCGCGCGCTGGCGGGCACACCCGCCTGA
- the secD gene encoding protein translocase subunit SecD: MATSTPVRHAWRALTGLLVITALLAGINALGVYVFQQSSWAPSLALDLQGGTQIILEAQTEDGVPPTTEQMDQAVTIIRQRVDASGVGEADVTTQSGNQIVVQIPGQADEETRNRIEASAQLQLRAVLFTAAPATSFVGEDGKETPYPTPDPTLVATPTATPTDGSDLAWITPALQAEFLAYDCANPDNNPAAEPTNEPLVTCDVNGTAKYILGPVELDGSSIDDASFGLEQNSGQWAVNLRFDDEGTKTFGEISQRLYGADSPRNQFAFVLDGSVLSAPSMNAIILGGDPSITGSFTQESSKTLADQLKYGALPLSFTVESSNSISATLGSQQLAIGVIAGLIGLALVALYSLIVYRALGFIIIASLIVMAVLTYLTLCILAWRMGFRLSLAGVAGLIVTIGFTADSFIVYFERIRDELRDGKSITSAVEDGWGRAKRTIYISKSINILAAVVLYILADATVKGFAFTLGLTTAIDVLIFILFTHPVLQLLARTKFFGSGHPLSGLDPVALGAVYRGRAQFRAPVAQTTTAAGRRTGKSRGEAVRRQTIAERKQAELAGATTDKSKPGTTAKEGDD, translated from the coding sequence GTGGCGACATCCACCCCCGTCCGGCATGCCTGGCGCGCGCTGACCGGCCTCCTCGTGATCACGGCCCTCCTGGCCGGCATCAACGCCCTGGGCGTCTACGTCTTCCAGCAGAGTTCGTGGGCTCCTTCGCTCGCCCTCGACCTCCAGGGCGGTACGCAGATCATCCTCGAGGCGCAGACCGAAGACGGTGTGCCGCCGACGACCGAGCAGATGGATCAGGCCGTCACGATCATCCGCCAGCGCGTCGATGCGTCGGGTGTCGGCGAGGCCGACGTGACGACGCAGTCAGGCAACCAGATCGTCGTGCAGATCCCGGGTCAGGCAGACGAAGAGACCCGCAACCGCATCGAGGCCTCCGCGCAGCTCCAGCTGCGCGCGGTGCTCTTCACCGCCGCTCCGGCCACCTCGTTCGTGGGTGAGGACGGCAAGGAGACTCCCTACCCGACGCCCGATCCGACGCTCGTCGCGACGCCGACGGCAACGCCGACGGACGGCAGCGACCTTGCATGGATCACGCCCGCACTGCAGGCCGAGTTCCTCGCGTACGACTGCGCGAACCCCGACAACAACCCGGCCGCCGAGCCGACCAACGAGCCGCTCGTCACGTGTGACGTGAACGGCACCGCGAAGTACATCCTCGGCCCGGTCGAGCTCGACGGTTCGTCCATCGACGACGCATCCTTCGGCCTCGAGCAGAACAGCGGCCAGTGGGCGGTCAACCTCCGCTTCGACGACGAGGGCACCAAGACCTTCGGCGAGATCAGCCAGCGCCTGTACGGCGCCGACTCGCCGCGCAACCAGTTCGCCTTCGTGCTCGACGGCTCGGTGCTCTCGGCGCCCTCCATGAACGCGATCATCCTCGGCGGAGACCCCAGCATCACGGGCAGCTTCACGCAGGAGAGCTCGAAGACGCTCGCAGACCAGCTCAAGTACGGCGCGCTGCCGCTGAGCTTCACCGTCGAGAGCTCCAACTCGATCTCAGCCACGCTCGGGTCGCAGCAGCTCGCGATCGGCGTGATCGCCGGCCTCATCGGTCTGGCACTCGTCGCGCTCTACTCGCTCATCGTCTATCGCGCGCTCGGCTTCATCATCATCGCGTCGCTCATCGTGATGGCGGTGCTCACCTACCTCACGCTCTGCATACTCGCGTGGCGCATGGGCTTCCGCCTGTCGCTCGCCGGCGTCGCGGGCCTCATCGTCACCATCGGCTTCACGGCGGACTCGTTCATCGTGTACTTCGAGCGAATACGAGACGAGCTCCGCGACGGCAAGTCGATCACGAGCGCCGTCGAGGACGGCTGGGGTCGCGCCAAGCGGACGATCTACATCTCGAAGTCGATCAACATCCTCGCGGCGGTGGTGCTCTACATCCTCGCGGATGCGACCGTGAAGGGCTTCGCGTTCACCCTCGGACTCACGACGGCCATCGACGTGCTGATCTTCATCCTGTTCACCCACCCGGTGCTCCAGCTGCTCGCGCGCACCAAGTTCTTCGGCTCCGGGCATCCGCTGTCCGGCCTCGATCCCGTCGCCCTCGGCGCCGTCTACCGCGGTCGTGCGCAGTTCCGCGCGCCCGTAGCGCAGACGACCACCGCCGCGGGCCGCCGTACGGGCAAGTCCCGCGGTGAGGCGGTTCGCCGTCAGACGATCGCAGAGCGCAAGCAGGCGGAGCTCGCCGGCGCGACGACGGACAAGTCCAAACCCGGCACGACCGCCAAGGAGGGAGACGACTGA
- a CDS encoding preprotein translocase subunit YajC, whose product MDIATFFQNYGLILLLVVLLVFMFWSSRRRTAKQKLEQEAKARQTVPGAEVLLQGGLYGTIVSYDPDNLDQPAIVELAPGVEIKVHSGAILRVVTPTEDTFTEDDLADDEATEEGYVEDVAEDSRQIVSDTTDPEPESGSKPQA is encoded by the coding sequence ATGGACATTGCGACGTTCTTCCAGAACTACGGCCTGATCCTTCTCCTCGTCGTACTTCTGGTCTTCATGTTCTGGAGCTCGCGTCGTCGCACGGCGAAGCAGAAGCTCGAGCAGGAGGCGAAGGCACGTCAGACGGTGCCCGGCGCCGAGGTGCTCCTGCAGGGCGGGCTCTACGGGACGATCGTCTCGTACGACCCCGACAACCTCGACCAGCCCGCCATCGTCGAGCTGGCGCCCGGTGTCGAGATCAAGGTGCACAGCGGGGCCATCCTCCGCGTCGTGACCCCGACCGAAGACACCTTCACCGAAGACGATCTCGCCGACGACGAGGCGACCGAAGAGGGTTACGTCGAGGATGTCGCGGAAGACAGCCGTCAGATCGTGAGCGACACCACCGACCCCGAGCCCGAGTCCGGTTCGAAGCCGCAGGCCTGA
- the ruvB gene encoding Holliday junction branch migration DNA helicase RuvB, translated as MDELRETAKPVDETELAIEGALRPTSLAEFVGQQKVRGQLQLLLDAARIQQRPADHILLSGPPGLGKTTLAMIVAHESNRPLRLSSGPAIQHAGDLAALLSSLTPGEVLFIDEVHRMARAAEEMLYLAMEDFRIDIMVGKGAGATSIPLDLAPFTLVGATTRSGLLPNPLRDRFGFTAHLEYYEPEELERVLKRSAAMLGVSVPAEPRAEIARRSRGTPRIANRLLRRVRDYLVVHGPSSGSGAAEADAETVDAALSLYDVDSIGLDRLDRAVLDMLVRRFRGGPVGLGTLAVAVGEEPETIESVVEPYLVRIGFMGRTPRGRIATPEAYAHLGVPRVESALRFDDL; from the coding sequence GTGGATGAGCTGCGCGAGACGGCCAAGCCCGTCGATGAGACCGAACTCGCGATCGAGGGCGCCCTGCGACCCACCTCGCTCGCGGAGTTCGTCGGACAGCAGAAGGTGCGGGGACAGCTGCAGCTGCTGCTGGATGCCGCGCGCATCCAGCAGCGTCCTGCCGACCACATCCTGCTCTCGGGCCCGCCAGGACTGGGCAAGACGACCCTCGCGATGATCGTCGCCCATGAGAGCAACCGGCCGCTCCGTCTGTCGAGCGGACCCGCGATCCAGCACGCCGGAGATCTCGCCGCCCTGTTGTCGAGTCTGACGCCGGGCGAGGTGCTGTTCATCGACGAGGTCCATCGCATGGCCCGCGCCGCGGAGGAGATGCTGTACCTCGCGATGGAGGACTTCCGCATCGACATCATGGTCGGGAAGGGCGCCGGGGCGACCAGCATCCCGCTCGATCTCGCACCCTTCACCCTCGTGGGTGCGACGACCCGTTCCGGTCTTCTGCCGAACCCGCTTCGAGATCGCTTCGGATTCACGGCGCACCTCGAGTACTACGAGCCGGAAGAGCTCGAGCGCGTGCTCAAGCGCTCCGCCGCGATGCTCGGCGTGAGCGTTCCCGCGGAGCCGCGAGCCGAGATCGCTCGCCGATCCCGCGGCACACCACGCATCGCCAACCGACTGCTCCGCCGCGTCAGGGACTATCTCGTCGTGCACGGCCCGTCGAGCGGGTCGGGAGCGGCGGAAGCGGATGCCGAGACCGTGGATGCCGCACTCAGCCTCTACGACGTCGACTCGATCGGGCTCGACCGCCTCGACCGGGCCGTGCTCGACATGCTCGTGCGCCGATTCCGAGGTGGACCGGTGGGTCTCGGCACACTGGCGGTCGCGGTGGGCGAGGAGCCCGAGACGATCGAATCGGTCGTCGAGCCGTATCTCGTGCGCATAGGGTTCATGGGACGAACGCCGCGCGGTCGGATCGCCACACCCGAGGCGTACGCCCACCTCGGCGTGCCACGCGTCGAGTCGGCGCTCAGATTCGATGACCTATAA
- the ruvA gene encoding Holliday junction branch migration protein RuvA, whose amino-acid sequence MISSVRGTAVHVDVDSVVVEVGGVGLAVAVTSQVARATHVGDSVTLHTSLIVREDALSLFGFESRDELQVFTQLLGVTGVGPKSALGVLSTLTVSQIADAVTADDDAPFRRVSGIGPKTAKLIVVQLAGKIQAPSSGASSSRVSTPMVSVQVVQALVGLGWSERTATEALESVAADAGDADRASVPALLRLTLAALGPARKESVSG is encoded by the coding sequence ATGATCTCTTCAGTCCGCGGCACCGCCGTGCATGTCGACGTGGACTCGGTGGTGGTCGAGGTGGGCGGAGTCGGACTCGCCGTCGCCGTGACCTCGCAGGTCGCCAGGGCGACGCACGTCGGCGACTCCGTGACGCTGCACACCAGCCTCATCGTGCGTGAGGACGCGCTGTCGCTGTTCGGCTTCGAGTCCCGCGATGAGCTGCAGGTCTTCACCCAGCTGCTCGGGGTCACCGGCGTCGGACCCAAATCGGCACTCGGCGTCCTTTCGACGCTCACGGTCTCGCAGATCGCCGATGCCGTCACGGCCGACGACGACGCGCCGTTCCGTCGCGTATCGGGGATCGGGCCGAAGACAGCCAAGCTGATCGTGGTCCAGCTCGCCGGCAAGATCCAGGCTCCATCGTCCGGCGCATCATCCAGCCGCGTCTCGACGCCGATGGTCTCGGTGCAGGTCGTCCAGGCACTGGTCGGGCTGGGCTGGTCGGAACGCACCGCCACGGAGGCACTGGAGTCGGTCGCCGCGGACGCCGGCGACGCCGATCGCGCCTCGGTACCTGCCCTGCTGCGCCTGACGCTGGCAGCGCTCGGCCCGGCGCGCAAGGAGTCCGTCAGTGGATGA
- the ruvC gene encoding crossover junction endodeoxyribonuclease RuvC, protein MPSKPARGALRVLGIDPGLTRCGVGVVDVAPDRSATLVYVGVLRSDHGDPIERRLASIAAGLRAVIDDHGPAVVAVERVFAQHNRQTVMGTAQASGIALLVAGERGLPAATHTPTEIKAAITGYGAADKRQVQAMVARILRLDEVPKPADAADALALALCHAWRGGPVAAASGPLTPAQRAWADAERLARR, encoded by the coding sequence GTGCCTTCCAAACCTGCACGCGGTGCGCTCCGAGTGCTCGGGATCGACCCCGGACTGACCCGGTGCGGCGTCGGGGTGGTGGATGTGGCCCCCGACCGTTCTGCGACGCTCGTGTACGTCGGCGTGCTGCGGTCCGACCACGGCGACCCGATCGAGCGCCGGCTGGCTTCGATCGCGGCGGGCCTTCGCGCGGTCATCGATGATCACGGTCCGGCGGTCGTCGCCGTGGAGCGCGTCTTCGCGCAGCACAACCGCCAGACCGTCATGGGCACGGCGCAGGCGAGCGGCATCGCGCTGCTCGTGGCGGGCGAGCGCGGGCTTCCGGCCGCGACCCACACGCCGACCGAGATCAAAGCGGCGATCACCGGTTACGGCGCGGCCGACAAGCGGCAGGTCCAGGCGATGGTCGCCCGCATCCTGCGCCTGGATGAGGTCCCGAAGCCGGCCGACGCCGCCGATGCTCTCGCGCTCGCGCTGTGCCACGCCTGGCGCGGCGGTCCGGTGGCGGCGGCATCCGGTCCCCTGACGCCCGCCCAGCGCGCGTGGGCGGATGCGGAGCGGCTCGCGCGACGGTGA
- a CDS encoding YebC/PmpR family DNA-binding transcriptional regulator, translating into MSGHSKWATTKHKKAVIDGRRAKSFAKLIKNIEVAAKMGGADMAGNPTLQDAVQKAKKTSVPNDNIDRAIKRGAGLTGESIEYTTIMYEGYGPHGVALLIECLTDNKNRAAAEVRTLMTRNGGTMADPGSVAYNFSRKGVIVVGGEGTSEDDVMLAVLEAGAEEIEPHAQGFEVITEASDLVKVRSALQAADIDYESADVEFVPSLKVEVDADTARKVFRLIDALEDSDDVQNVYSNFDLTPEVQAELEDDDE; encoded by the coding sequence ATGTCCGGTCATTCCAAGTGGGCCACCACCAAGCACAAGAAAGCCGTCATCGACGGCCGCCGAGCCAAGTCGTTCGCCAAGCTCATCAAGAACATCGAAGTCGCAGCCAAGATGGGCGGCGCCGACATGGCCGGCAACCCGACGCTGCAGGACGCCGTTCAGAAGGCCAAGAAGACGTCGGTGCCCAATGACAACATCGATCGCGCGATCAAGCGCGGCGCGGGCCTCACCGGCGAGTCCATCGAGTACACGACGATCATGTACGAGGGCTATGGGCCGCACGGCGTCGCACTGCTCATCGAGTGTCTGACCGACAACAAGAACCGCGCCGCCGCAGAGGTGCGCACGCTCATGACCCGCAACGGCGGCACCATGGCGGATCCCGGCAGCGTGGCGTACAACTTCTCCCGCAAGGGCGTGATCGTCGTCGGCGGCGAAGGCACCAGCGAAGACGACGTGATGCTGGCGGTCCTCGAGGCCGGCGCCGAGGAGATCGAGCCGCACGCGCAGGGCTTCGAGGTGATCACCGAGGCATCCGACCTCGTCAAGGTGCGCTCGGCATTGCAAGCGGCCGACATCGACTACGAATCCGCCGACGTCGAGTTCGTTCCCTCGCTCAAGGTCGAGGTCGATGCCGACACCGCCCGCAAGGTGTTCCGGCTCATCGACGCGCTCGAAGACAGCGACGACGTTCAGAACGTCTACAGCAACTTCGACCTCACGCCCGAGGTGCAGGCCGAACTCGAGGACGACGACGAGTAG
- a CDS encoding pyridoxal phosphate-dependent decarboxylase family protein, whose protein sequence is MDERARALDAAHRAATDFLASLPDRPVWPRATLDEMVGVFGGAVPDQGMDAEAVVAELAAKADPGLVAIPGGRFYGFVIGGTLPAALAVDWLVSAWDQNSGSSLVTPTTVALERIAGDWILELLGLPASASVGFVTGAQVSNFTCLAVARRATLARLGWNLNERGARGAPEVRLVVGEHRHGSIDRAGRFLGLGSDDLDTVAADGAGRMKPEALEGALAGIQPGHAIVCLQAGEVHTGAFDPFAELIPLARAHGAWVHVDGAFGLWAAASPALRPLMAGAEEADSWTTDAHKTLNVPYDCGMAIVRDPADSIAMFRTGGDYLVYTGLDPWDISPELSRRARGVPVWAALRSLGRSGVVELVDRLHANAAAMAAGLADIPGVTVVNEVPYTQVMFRLDDDDATRTLGADILEEGTAVVTGAEWDGHAVLRCSMSSWVTSPDDIERTLAAIRRLVAA, encoded by the coding sequence ATGGATGAGCGCGCCAGAGCGCTCGATGCTGCGCACCGAGCTGCCACCGACTTTCTCGCCAGCCTCCCCGATCGCCCGGTCTGGCCGCGCGCGACGCTCGACGAGATGGTGGGCGTCTTCGGCGGCGCGGTGCCCGATCAGGGGATGGACGCCGAGGCGGTCGTGGCCGAACTGGCTGCGAAGGCGGATCCGGGCCTCGTGGCGATCCCCGGTGGCCGGTTCTACGGCTTCGTGATCGGCGGCACCCTCCCGGCCGCCCTCGCCGTGGACTGGCTGGTCTCGGCCTGGGACCAGAACTCCGGGTCGAGCCTCGTGACGCCGACCACCGTCGCGCTCGAGCGCATCGCCGGTGACTGGATCCTCGAACTGCTGGGGCTTCCGGCATCCGCATCGGTGGGATTCGTCACGGGCGCCCAGGTCTCGAACTTCACCTGTCTCGCGGTCGCACGGCGGGCGACGCTCGCACGCCTCGGATGGAACCTGAACGAGCGCGGCGCCCGTGGCGCGCCCGAGGTGCGGCTGGTGGTCGGGGAGCACCGGCACGGCTCCATCGACCGCGCGGGGCGATTCCTCGGCTTGGGCAGCGATGACCTCGACACGGTCGCGGCCGACGGCGCAGGGCGGATGAAGCCGGAGGCGCTCGAGGGCGCGCTCGCCGGCATCCAGCCCGGCCACGCCATCGTCTGCCTGCAGGCCGGAGAGGTTCACACCGGCGCTTTCGACCCGTTCGCGGAGCTCATCCCGCTGGCGCGCGCGCACGGTGCATGGGTGCACGTCGACGGCGCGTTCGGGCTGTGGGCCGCGGCATCCCCCGCCCTTCGCCCGCTCATGGCGGGCGCCGAAGAAGCGGACTCGTGGACCACCGACGCCCACAAGACGCTCAACGTCCCCTACGACTGCGGGATGGCGATCGTTCGCGATCCCGCGGATTCGATCGCGATGTTCCGCACCGGTGGCGACTACCTCGTGTACACGGGGCTGGACCCGTGGGATATCAGCCCGGAGCTGTCGAGGCGGGCACGCGGGGTGCCCGTCTGGGCCGCGCTGCGCAGCCTCGGCCGGAGCGGCGTCGTCGAGCTGGTCGACCGCCTGCACGCGAACGCCGCCGCGATGGCGGCGGGCCTCGCCGACATCCCGGGCGTCACCGTCGTGAACGAGGTGCCGTATACGCAGGTGATGTTCCGGCTCGATGACGACGACGCGACGCGAACGCTCGGCGCCGACATCCTCGAGGAGGGGACGGCGGTCGTCACCGGCGCCGAGTGGGATGGTCACGCGGTGCTGCGCTGCTCGATGTCATCGTGGGTGACGTCGCCGGACGACATCGAGCGCACCCTCGCCGCGATACGCCGGCTCGTCGCGGCCTAG
- a CDS encoding hemerythrin domain-containing protein, which translates to MSVPMPATGDQPPAKLCDANDLVLAHQSFRRLYALAPDAVRHADADDRRRIDSIAKNVALINDALHHHHRFEDDYLWDTLEGRRPACALHVAAMKRDHADVAHLLDDAPQLIEAWRRAPGPDTATALGDKLDDIARVLGAHLNAEEEHIVPVIEEVITATEWEEMGEVVQKTYHRSQIFMFYGLILEVMSPAERAELEKEVPLPIKVLYALVGRRQYARIMHDLRPTR; encoded by the coding sequence ATGAGCGTTCCGATGCCCGCCACCGGCGATCAGCCGCCCGCGAAGCTCTGCGATGCGAACGATCTCGTGCTGGCACATCAGAGCTTCCGGCGGCTCTACGCGCTCGCCCCCGACGCGGTGCGGCATGCCGATGCCGATGATCGACGCCGGATCGACTCGATCGCGAAGAACGTCGCCCTCATCAACGACGCGCTTCATCATCACCACCGGTTCGAGGACGACTATCTCTGGGACACCCTCGAGGGGCGTCGGCCGGCGTGCGCGCTCCATGTGGCCGCGATGAAGCGCGATCATGCGGATGTCGCCCACCTGCTCGACGACGCGCCCCAACTCATCGAGGCATGGCGCAGGGCTCCCGGCCCCGACACCGCCACGGCGCTGGGCGACAAGCTGGACGACATCGCTCGCGTTCTCGGCGCGCACCTGAACGCTGAGGAGGAGCACATCGTCCCGGTGATCGAAGAGGTCATCACCGCGACCGAGTGGGAGGAGATGGGCGAGGTCGTGCAGAAGACCTACCACCGCTCCCAGATCTTCATGTTCTACGGCTTGATCCTCGAGGTCATGTCACCCGCGGAGCGGGCGGAGCTGGAGAAGGAGGTCCCGCTGCCGATCAAGGTGCTCTACGCGCTCGTCGGGCGTCGTCAGTACGCGCGGATCATGCACGACCTGAGACCCACCCGCTGA
- a CDS encoding DUF1697 domain-containing protein — protein MTCWVALLRGVNVGGITIRSADLAALFRDELGFDAVRTFLASGNVRFETADAASARKKLKAAIEKALRGRFDYDAWIVLVTLPELEHAIERFPFDARADARQPWVVFCVDDETRDEVIAAADVFDKDVDPVAEGPGVIYWNPVKGTSTDTPFAKVLSKARYKATTTTRNLRTLVKIAS, from the coding sequence ATGACGTGCTGGGTCGCGCTGCTCCGCGGAGTGAACGTCGGCGGCATCACGATCCGAAGCGCCGACCTCGCGGCGCTCTTCCGAGACGAGCTGGGCTTCGATGCGGTGCGGACCTTCCTCGCGAGCGGCAACGTCCGATTCGAGACGGCGGATGCGGCATCCGCCCGCAAGAAGCTGAAAGCCGCGATCGAGAAGGCGCTCCGCGGGCGCTTCGACTACGACGCCTGGATCGTGCTCGTGACGCTGCCAGAACTGGAGCACGCGATCGAGAGGTTCCCGTTCGACGCGAGGGCGGATGCACGTCAGCCATGGGTGGTGTTCTGCGTCGACGACGAGACCCGCGACGAGGTGATCGCCGCCGCGGACGTCTTCGACAAGGACGTGGATCCGGTGGCGGAAGGCCCCGGCGTCATCTATTGGAACCCCGTCAAGGGCACCTCGACCGACACTCCGTTCGCCAAGGTGCTGTCGAAAGCGCGATACAAGGCGACCACCACGACCCGGAACCTCCGGACTCTCGTCAAGATCGCCTCATGA
- the pdxT gene encoding pyridoxal 5'-phosphate synthase glutaminase subunit PdxT encodes MAGNPLSLPRRPHVGILALQGDVREHALVLRNLGAEVSLVRRPSELAAVDGLVIPGGESSVIDKLSRAFGMQEPVRAAIAAGMPVYGTCAGMIMLADRITGAIDGQETFGGLDIVVARNAFGSQVDSFETELEVDGFDGGPVHATFIRAPLVTSVGDRATAIATLPDGGVVAVEQGSILATAFHPEVSGETRFHERFLGRVRSAA; translated from the coding sequence GTGGCTGGTAACCCCCTGAGTCTGCCGAGGCGTCCGCACGTCGGCATCCTCGCACTGCAGGGCGACGTGCGGGAGCACGCGCTGGTGCTGCGCAACCTCGGCGCCGAGGTGTCCCTGGTGCGTCGTCCGTCTGAACTCGCGGCCGTCGACGGCCTGGTCATCCCCGGCGGCGAGTCGAGCGTGATCGACAAGCTCTCGCGCGCCTTCGGCATGCAGGAGCCGGTGCGCGCCGCGATCGCAGCGGGGATGCCGGTATACGGCACATGCGCGGGCATGATCATGCTCGCCGACCGGATCACCGGCGCGATCGACGGCCAGGAGACCTTCGGCGGGCTCGACATCGTGGTGGCGCGCAACGCGTTCGGCAGCCAGGTCGACTCGTTCGAGACCGAACTGGAGGTCGACGGCTTCGACGGCGGTCCGGTGCACGCGACCTTCATCCGCGCCCCGCTCGTGACCAGCGTCGGCGACCGGGCGACGGCGATCGCGACTCTCCCCGACGGGGGAGTCGTGGCCGTCGAGCAGGGCTCGATCCTCGCGACCGCGTTCCATCCCGAGGTGTCGGGCGAGACGCGCTTCCACGAGCGGTTCCTCGGGCGGGTACGCTCGGCGGCATGA
- the pdxS gene encoding pyridoxal 5'-phosphate synthase lyase subunit PdxS — MTEKTPTVGSSRVKRGLAEMLKGGVIMDVVTVEQAKIAEDAGAVAVMALERVPADIRAQGGVSRMSDPDMIDGIIEAVSIPVMAKARIGHFVEAQVLQELGVDYIDESEVLSPADYVNHIDKWGFTVPFVCGATNLGEALRRINEGAAMIRSKGEAGTGDVSEATKHIRKILGEINVLRSLTKDELYVAAKELQAPYELVAEVAETGKLPVVLFVAGGVATPADAAMMMQLGADGVFVGSGIFKSGNPAERAAAIVKATTFFDDAKVIADVSRGLGEAMVGINVTDLAAPHRLAERGW, encoded by the coding sequence ATGACTGAGAAGACCCCCACCGTCGGTTCGAGTCGCGTCAAGCGCGGTCTCGCCGAGATGCTCAAGGGCGGCGTCATCATGGACGTCGTCACCGTCGAGCAGGCGAAGATCGCCGAGGATGCCGGAGCCGTCGCCGTGATGGCGCTCGAGCGAGTGCCCGCCGATATCCGTGCCCAGGGCGGCGTTTCGCGCATGAGCGACCCCGACATGATCGACGGGATCATCGAGGCGGTCTCGATCCCGGTGATGGCCAAGGCACGGATCGGGCACTTCGTCGAGGCGCAGGTGCTGCAGGAGCTCGGAGTCGACTACATCGACGAGTCCGAGGTGCTCTCGCCGGCGGACTATGTCAACCACATCGACAAGTGGGGCTTCACGGTTCCGTTCGTCTGCGGTGCGACGAACCTGGGCGAGGCGCTGCGGCGCATCAACGAGGGCGCGGCGATGATCCGCTCGAAGGGCGAGGCCGGCACGGGTGACGTGTCGGAGGCGACCAAGCACATCCGCAAGATCCTGGGCGAGATCAACGTGCTGCGCTCACTGACGAAGGACGAGCTGTACGTCGCGGCCAAGGAGCTGCAGGCGCCCTACGAGCTCGTCGCGGAGGTCGCCGAGACCGGCAAGCTGCCCGTGGTGCTGTTCGTCGCGGGCGGCGTGGCGACTCCTGCCGACGCCGCGATGATGATGCAGCTGGGCGCCGACGGCGTGTTCGTGGGCTCCGGCATCTTCAAGTCGGGCAACCCCGCCGAGCGTGCCGCTGCGATCGTCAAGGCCACCACGTTCTTCGACGACGCGAAGGTCATCGCGGACGTGTCGCGCGGCCTCGGTGAGGCGATGGTCGGCATCAACGTGACGGACCTCGCCGCGCCGCACCGCCTCGCCGAGCGTGGCTGGTAA